The Flavobacterium sp. 1 genome contains the following window.
AGATATGTTACGGAAATTAGCTGATTTTGGTTTTCGAAATAATTTAAATCTAGAATTGATCGGAGTTGATGCTAATGGTTTTACTGTAGATTATGCAATTGATTTATCAAGAAAATATTCTAATATCACTTATAGATACCAAGATATTTTCGATGAATCTTTTGATGAGATAAAATGTGACATACTGTTATGTACCTTAACATTACATCATTTTAAGAATGATGAAATTAATAAGTTGCTAACTTTTTTTTATGCGAATTCAAAACTTGGTTTTGTTATCAATGATTTACATCGAAGTTCTATAGCATATCATTTGTTTCAAGTAATTTGTTTTGTGTTTCGTCTAAATGAAATATCTCGGAAAGATGGATTGACATCTATTTTAAGAGGGTTTAAAAAATATGAATTGGTTGCGTTTTCAAAAAATTTAAAGTTTGAAAAATATAATATTCAGTGGAAATGGGCATTCCGGTATCAATGGATAATTGAGAAATAAAATAGATTCAGATTTTTAAATTTTAACCTAGTTATCAAAACAAAAATAAATGAGCGTAAAAATAAAATGTGTTACCAAGCAATTGCCGAAGTTTTCAAGAACTACGGAGGAGATTCTTCCTTTTTTGGATATTTGGTTAGGAGGTCAGGAAGAGCGTTTTATTCGGAAAGTTAAGAAGATTTTTGAGGGAGCCGGAGTCGATAAACGGTATTCGATAATGGATCCGATTTCGGTTTTTGAAAATACTTCGTTTGAAGAGAAAAATGATATTTATATCAGGGAAGTAATTGATTTGGGAGAAAAAGTCTTGGATAAAGCTTTGAAAAAAGCACAGTGGCTGCCAGAAGATTTGGATTATATTATCACTGTGAGCTGTACTGGGATTATGATTCCTTCTTTGGATGCTTATTTGATTAACAGTTTGAAACTGCGACAGGATATAGTACGGCTTCCTGTTACTGAAATGGGTTGTGCAGCAGGGATTTCGGGCATTATATATGCCAAGAATTTTCTCAAGGCGAATCCGGGTAAAAAAGCGGCGGTTATTGCAGTAGAAAGCCCGACGGCTACATTTCAATTGGATGATTTTTCAATGGCGAATATAGTGAGTGCGGCAATTTTTGGAGATGGAGCGTCTTGTGTTTTGCTTTCGTCGGTAGAGGAGGAGGATGGGCCGGAGATTTTGGCGGAAGAAATGTATCATTTTTATGATAAAATTCAGATGATGGGATTTAAGCTCACCAATTCGGGACTGCAGATGATTCTGGATATTGAGGTTCCTGAGACGATAAGTTCTCATTTTGGAGATATCATTCATCCTTTTTTAAAAAAGAATAATTTGGAGATAGCAGCGATTGATTATTTAATTTTTCATCCCGGAGGGAAAAAAATTGTGCAGATTGTAGAAGAGCTTTTTACAGGTTATGAAAAAAATATTGATGACACCAAAGAGGTTTTAAAACTTTACGGCAATATGTCGAGCGCGACCGTATTGTATGTTTTGGAGCGGTTTATGGATAAAAAACCTGAAAAAGGAACGATTGGCTTGATGCTGAGTTTTGGACCTGGATTTTCGGCTCAAAGAGTTTTGCTGCGGTTTTAGAATAATTTTAATCGAAAGATGGAAAAAACGGATATAATTTCAAAACTGCCTTATTCTAAACCATTCTTGTTTGTTGATAAAATCATCAGGATTGATGAAGACGGAGTGGAAGGTGAGTTTACTTTTGATGAGAATCTGGATTTTTACAAAGGTCATTTTAAAGAAAATCCAGTTACACCCGGAGTGATTCTGACGGAGGTTATGGCTCAGATTGGGTTAGTGTGTCTTGGAATTTTTTTATTAAATGAAAAAATAAGTTCAATATCGGTAATCGTCTTAACATCAGTTAGTATTGAATTTTTAAAACCTGTTTTTCCAAACGAAAAAGTAATCGTAATTTCAGAAAAAATCTATTTTAGATTTGGAAAATTAAAATGTAAAGTCAGTATGCAAAATGATAAAGGGGAAATAGTTTGCAGTGGAGTAATTGCTGGTATGATAGGTTGAAAATATAATTAAAATGAAAAATCGTGTTGTTATAACCGGCTTAGGTGTAGTTGCTCCAAATGGGGTGGGACTTGACGCGTTTCAGCATGCGGTAAAGAACGGAATTTCCGGAATAAGACATTTTGAGGAATTGGAAAGATTGAAATTTTCTTGTCAGATTGCCGGAATGCCAGATGTTTCGACTGAATTGGCATTGCAGTATTTTACAGAGCTGGAACTTAAGAATTTTAATTCTTCGGGTATTCTATAT
Protein-coding sequences here:
- a CDS encoding methyltransferase domain-containing protein is translated as MFIKTRYRTDDPEIMDDFDLKGDVLKTSLDKIAQINQFLGGNKLTLKGVEKLLKKVPNSNLIKIVDVGCGNGDMLRKLADFGFRNNLNLELIGVDANGFTVDYAIDLSRKYSNITYRYQDIFDESFDEIKCDILLCTLTLHHFKNDEINKLLTFFYANSKLGFVINDLHRSSIAYHLFQVICFVFRLNEISRKDGLTSILRGFKKYELVAFSKNLKFEKYNIQWKWAFRYQWIIEK
- a CDS encoding type III polyketide synthase is translated as MSVKIKCVTKQLPKFSRTTEEILPFLDIWLGGQEERFIRKVKKIFEGAGVDKRYSIMDPISVFENTSFEEKNDIYIREVIDLGEKVLDKALKKAQWLPEDLDYIITVSCTGIMIPSLDAYLINSLKLRQDIVRLPVTEMGCAAGISGIIYAKNFLKANPGKKAAVIAVESPTATFQLDDFSMANIVSAAIFGDGASCVLLSSVEEEDGPEILAEEMYHFYDKIQMMGFKLTNSGLQMILDIEVPETISSHFGDIIHPFLKKNNLEIAAIDYLIFHPGGKKIVQIVEELFTGYEKNIDDTKEVLKLYGNMSSATVLYVLERFMDKKPEKGTIGLMLSFGPGFSAQRVLLRF
- a CDS encoding 3-hydroxyacyl-ACP dehydratase FabZ family protein; this encodes MEKTDIISKLPYSKPFLFVDKIIRIDEDGVEGEFTFDENLDFYKGHFKENPVTPGVILTEVMAQIGLVCLGIFLLNEKISSISVIVLTSVSIEFLKPVFPNEKVIVISEKIYFRFGKLKCKVSMQNDKGEIVCSGVIAGMIG